The following are encoded in a window of Harmonia axyridis chromosome 7, icHarAxyr1.1, whole genome shotgun sequence genomic DNA:
- the LOC123684450 gene encoding elongation of very long chain fatty acids protein 6-like has translation MKNYSVTTPNYSHVFNFESEFNAQKTRIWMINNWTNAYYYIGIYLILIFGGQYLMQNRPRFELRRVLVVWNTLLAAFSILGACRTFPELIHIITNHGLYHSVCIPSFIEIDKVSGFWSYMFTLSKLAEFGDTVFIVLRKQPLIFLHWYHHITVLLYSWFSFTEFTSSGRWFVVMNFCVHSIMYSYYALRAIGYKPPRQISMVITALQLIQMVIGCLVNIWAHQLLQKRTECNITSLNIKLSTTMYFSMFILFAKFFFQSYLSSERERKKLK, from the coding sequence atgaagaattattcagTAACTACACCAAATTACTCTCATGTATTCAATTTCGAATCAGAATTCAATGCTCAAAAAACCAGAATATGGATGATCAACAACTGGACCAATGCATATTATTACATTGGAATTTACTTGATTTTAATCTTTGGTGGGCAGTATCTTATGCAGAATCGTCCAAGATTCGAGTTACGTAGGGTACTAGTTGTTTGGAATACTTTACTTGCTGCCTTCAGTATACTTGGAGCATGTAGAACCTTTCCAGAATTGATTCACATAATCACAAATCATGGATTATATCATTCTGTATGTATTCCTTCCTTCATTGAAATCGATAAAGTGAGTGGTTTCTGGTCATATATGTTTACACTCAGTAAACTTGCAGAATTTGGAGATACGGTTTTTATTGTGCTCCGAAAACAGCCACTTATATTTTTACATTGGTACCACCACATAACTGTTCTCCTATATAGTTGGTTCAGCTTTACAGAATTCACATCCAGTGGCAGATGGTTCgttgttatgaatttttgcgTTCATTCCATCATGTATTCATACTATGCACTTCGAGCTATAGGATACAAACCTCCTCGTCAAATATCTATGGTTATAACAGCTTTACAACTTATTCAAATGGTAATTGGCTGTTTAGTTAACATTTGGGCTCATCAGTTACTCCAAAAAAGAACAGAATGTAATATAACTTCTTTGAATATCAAACTTTCTACAACAATGTATTTTAGTATGTTCATTCTATTTgctaaatttttctttcaatcttATTTGTCCAGTGAAAGAGAGCGTAAAAAGCTCAAGTAG